A single region of the Thermococcus paralvinellae genome encodes:
- a CDS encoding HVO_0476 family zinc finger protein has product MEFECPECGSENVEVIKERGREVTLKCLDCGNVWILTLPKLVKIPLIVSKHERSFKVEAELPEDEEIKIGDIVEIENDEVRITGIELEENKRVNKAKVSEVKTLWGESLRYPKVIGVSIYLPKGITQSFKVQVDRNEEFVVGEVLEVGGYTFKVEKIKTERKMLTHGKAKADKIVRLMGHQIRARASRKLKIYRGYESVEG; this is encoded by the coding sequence ATGGAGTTTGAATGTCCAGAATGTGGGAGCGAAAATGTTGAAGTGATTAAAGAGAGAGGAAGAGAAGTTACACTTAAGTGTCTTGACTGCGGCAACGTCTGGATACTCACTTTGCCAAAGCTTGTGAAGATTCCTCTCATTGTTAGCAAGCACGAGAGAAGCTTTAAAGTTGAAGCGGAACTCCCAGAAGATGAAGAGATTAAAATTGGAGACATAGTGGAGATTGAAAACGATGAAGTTAGAATCACAGGCATAGAGCTTGAGGAAAATAAAAGAGTGAACAAAGCGAAGGTGAGCGAAGTTAAAACGCTCTGGGGAGAAAGCCTAAGGTATCCAAAAGTCATTGGCGTCTCAATTTACCTGCCCAAGGGAATTACACAGTCGTTCAAAGTTCAAGTGGACAGAAATGAGGAGTTTGTCGTCGGAGAAGTCCTTGAAGTTGGAGGGTATACTTTTAAAGTTGAAAAGATAAAAACAGAGAGAAAAATGCTCACACACGGAAAAGCAAAGGCCGATAAAATAGTAAGACTGATGGGACATCAGATAAGGGCAAGGGCAAGCAGAAAGCTCAAGATTTACAGAGGCTATGAGAGTGTGGAGGGATAA
- a CDS encoding protein-L-isoaspartate(D-aspartate) O-methyltransferase — MNEKELYERWVRLVRQLEKNRIIKSERVKKAFLNVPRYKFVSERYRHYAHVDEPLPIPAGQTISAPHMVAIMLELADLKEGMNVLEIGTGSGWNAALIYELVKRDVYTIERIPELVEFAKRNLERAGYKDKVHVILGDGTKGFPPKAPYDRIIVTAGAPKVPEPLIEQLKVGGKLIIPVGNYHLWQELYEVIKLDEKGKTKIINHGGVAFVPLIGEHGWRE; from the coding sequence ATGAATGAGAAAGAACTTTATGAGAGATGGGTAAGGCTTGTTAGACAGCTTGAAAAGAATAGGATAATTAAAAGTGAGCGTGTTAAAAAGGCTTTTTTGAATGTTCCTAGATATAAATTTGTTTCCGAAAGATACAGACACTATGCCCATGTTGATGAACCTTTACCCATTCCTGCAGGACAAACTATTAGTGCCCCTCACATGGTAGCAATAATGCTTGAGCTTGCTGACCTAAAAGAAGGTATGAATGTTCTTGAAATTGGCACTGGAAGCGGATGGAATGCTGCTTTAATTTATGAGCTTGTCAAGAGAGATGTTTACACAATTGAGCGAATTCCTGAGTTAGTAGAGTTTGCAAAGAGAAACTTGGAGAGAGCCGGTTACAAAGATAAGGTTCATGTAATTTTAGGAGATGGAACTAAGGGATTTCCTCCCAAAGCCCCATATGACAGAATCATAGTCACAGCAGGTGCTCCAAAAGTTCCAGAACCCTTGATAGAACAGCTGAAAGTTGGTGGAAAGCTGATAATACCCGTTGGAAATTACCATCTATGGCAAGAGCTGTATGAGGTAATAAAGCTTGATGAAAAAGGAAAAACAAAAATAATAAATCATGGTGGAGTCGCGTTTGTTCCGTTAATTGGAGAGCATGGATGGAGGGAATAA
- a CDS encoding HAD-IB family phosphatase, protein MEGIRLGIKLIAFDLEGTLVKSKSSWVELHKRFGTWDKGKEYAERFFRGEFDYQTWADLDASLWKGRKREEILEWANSVEYMEGVEELFQFLRENNFKIAIISGGLMCLAKRVADELNADYVFANELIFDEEGRVTGKVIARVDFQNKGEILAKLKEELKPSLTIAVGDGHNDIAMFKVADVSIAINPHEGVEGDYVAKDLKEVKEIIKRILEKRGQ, encoded by the coding sequence ATGGAGGGAATAAGATTGGGGATTAAATTAATAGCCTTTGACCTAGAGGGGACATTGGTAAAATCAAAGTCCAGCTGGGTAGAACTGCACAAGCGCTTTGGTACTTGGGATAAGGGGAAAGAATATGCTGAGAGATTTTTTAGGGGGGAGTTTGATTATCAAACGTGGGCAGATTTAGATGCTTCCCTCTGGAAAGGTCGTAAGAGAGAGGAAATACTGGAGTGGGCAAATTCTGTTGAATACATGGAAGGCGTTGAAGAACTTTTTCAATTTTTGAGAGAGAACAACTTTAAAATTGCCATAATCAGTGGGGGTTTAATGTGTCTCGCAAAAAGGGTTGCAGATGAGCTTAACGCAGATTATGTGTTTGCAAATGAGCTCATTTTTGATGAAGAAGGTAGAGTAACAGGAAAAGTCATTGCAAGGGTTGATTTCCAGAATAAAGGAGAAATTTTAGCAAAGTTAAAAGAAGAGCTCAAGCCTTCATTAACAATAGCTGTTGGAGATGGGCATAACGACATTGCGATGTTCAAAGTGGCTGATGTCAGCATAGCGATAAATCCCCACGAAGGTGTTGAAGGTGATTATGTTGCAAAGGATTTGAAGGAAGTGAAAGAAATCATCAAGAGAATTTTAGAGAAAAGAGGTCAGTGA
- a CDS encoding A24 family peptidase C-terminal domain-containing protein — MEEVLIILGVIMGILTSYTDIKTGFIDDRHVSLLLETFERLRGRSSEESDFGLLSKIPVPVVELAILYYMYLGIKSNDPLLALSGLIGFGVGLLLGYIMYLMGGWASGDVVILAGYSALFPYASEFAKIKAPYAVYYPLHALTLFFNSIVGIFPFLFIYALGSLIAKKKTDKLKAVFTENVMLTIELALWIMVSLGLFIALRYYFSVVLHPLVRWVGTLIILSILGKYKKVSNVLGIIALAVFTYIAGFVLLLSFAKLLLVLYIFKVFFSIVKVLREEILIEKKSVEELKEWDIPGEWIYEKNGEILRDRESFTDKFKKALTTADLSLLKPSYEDVIVSPTAEGLTKEQIEKLKRLVEEGKLENEFIVRKAMPFAPALFLGFLISVLYGDLFWLLLQKMSGL, encoded by the coding sequence ATGGAGGAGGTTTTAATAATTCTCGGTGTTATTATGGGGATTTTAACATCATATACGGATATAAAAACTGGTTTTATTGATGACAGGCATGTTTCCTTACTCCTTGAGACATTTGAAAGATTGAGGGGAAGATCTTCTGAAGAATCAGACTTTGGATTGCTTTCTAAGATACCTGTTCCGGTGGTAGAGTTGGCAATCCTTTATTATATGTACCTTGGTATTAAATCAAATGATCCACTTTTGGCTCTTTCTGGATTGATAGGTTTTGGGGTTGGGCTTCTACTTGGCTACATTATGTATTTGATGGGTGGATGGGCAAGTGGAGATGTTGTAATTTTAGCTGGATATTCCGCTCTCTTTCCATATGCTTCAGAATTCGCTAAAATAAAAGCTCCCTATGCAGTTTACTATCCTTTACATGCTTTAACTCTCTTTTTTAACAGCATAGTTGGGATTTTTCCATTCCTCTTCATATATGCTCTTGGGAGCTTAATTGCCAAGAAAAAAACAGATAAGCTGAAAGCTGTTTTTACCGAAAATGTAATGCTTACCATTGAGCTAGCTCTCTGGATCATGGTTTCATTGGGACTATTTATAGCTTTACGGTATTATTTTAGTGTTGTATTGCATCCATTGGTTAGATGGGTTGGAACTTTAATTATATTAAGTATATTAGGAAAGTACAAAAAAGTGAGTAATGTGCTTGGGATTATTGCATTGGCTGTTTTTACTTATATCGCTGGATTTGTCCTTTTGCTATCTTTTGCAAAGCTTCTGCTTGTGTTATACATTTTCAAAGTCTTCTTCTCTATTGTTAAAGTCCTCAGGGAGGAAATTCTCATAGAGAAAAAATCTGTTGAAGAACTTAAGGAGTGGGATATTCCGGGAGAGTGGATTTACGAAAAGAACGGAGAAATTCTAAGAGACAGGGAAAGCTTTACTGATAAGTTCAAAAAAGCTTTAACTACTGCCGATTTAAGCCTCCTAAAGCCCAGTTATGAAGATGTCATAGTATCCCCAACTGCTGAAGGCTTAACAAAAGAACAAATAGAGAAACTCAAAAGGCTTGTTGAGGAAGGAAAGCTTGAAAACGAGTTTATCGTTAGGAAGGCGATGCCCTTTGCACCAGCGCTCTTTTTAGGATTCTTAATCTCTGTCCTTTATGGTGATCTATTTTGGTTATTGCTCCAAAAGATGAGTGGGCTTTAG
- a CDS encoding ASCH domain-containing protein: MRVYKLYVRDEYLEMIKSGKKRIEVRVAYPQIRDIKAKDKILFNNLIPAEVISVKKYETFRQVLREEPIEKIFPDSPSFEKALKRFHEMYPKWKENRYGVIAIKFRLLKPKTKGE, from the coding sequence ATGAGGGTATACAAACTCTACGTTAGGGACGAATATCTTGAAATGATAAAAAGCGGAAAAAAGAGAATTGAGGTTAGGGTAGCATATCCTCAAATAAGAGACATCAAAGCGAAGGATAAAATACTTTTCAATAACCTCATTCCAGCTGAAGTAATTAGTGTAAAGAAATACGAAACATTCAGACAAGTACTCAGAGAGGAACCAATTGAGAAGATATTTCCAGATAGTCCAAGCTTTGAAAAAGCCTTAAAGAGATTTCATGAAATGTATCCAAAATGGAAGGAAAACCGCTACGGTGTCATTGCCATTAAGTTCCGCCTCCTGAAACCAAAGACAAAAGGTGAATGA
- a CDS encoding ASCH domain-containing protein gives MKNLKFDGRYKDMILSGKKRATIRLGRKINLKPGDEVLIHAGGYVLGKGVIKRVETKKVSELTDEDAQLDGFRDKEELAKALKEHYKHITPETPATIIEFELTKVLDKPILSADFPYEGNNPIEIAEKALKYLDNLSFDEIALLNLFLKEGSLRKAAYKLGGLNKRYKIREVLRKAYEELKKKGLMEPKI, from the coding sequence ATGAAGAACTTAAAATTCGATGGACGCTATAAGGATATGATACTCAGCGGAAAAAAGAGAGCCACTATAAGATTAGGAAGAAAAATAAATCTAAAGCCTGGCGATGAAGTGCTGATACATGCCGGTGGATATGTATTAGGAAAAGGCGTGATAAAGAGAGTTGAAACAAAAAAAGTTTCTGAGCTCACTGATGAAGATGCCCAATTAGATGGATTTAGAGACAAAGAAGAGCTGGCAAAAGCTTTGAAAGAACATTATAAACATATAACCCCAGAGACACCAGCAACAATAATCGAATTCGAACTCACCAAAGTTCTAGATAAACCCATTCTCTCAGCAGATTTTCCATATGAAGGGAACAATCCAATCGAAATTGCAGAAAAGGCACTCAAATACCTCGACAACTTGAGCTTTGATGAAATTGCCCTTTTAAATCTCTTTCTGAAAGAAGGGAGCCTTAGAAAGGCTGCGTATAAGCTTGGAGGGTTGAACAAGAGGTACAAAATCAGAGAAGTCTTAAGAAAGGCTTATGAAGAGCTCAAAAAGAAAGGTTTAATGGAACCAAAAATTTAA
- a CDS encoding Lrp/AsnC ligand binding domain-containing protein, whose protein sequence is MKVILFISVLEEKVSEIEEQLWKRGLIEEIHQIRGDPNIVAVVNVEDEGSLRDFTLEISRMKCVYSVRIYPVAEYHTKEEPKEYWNSRQQIWVY, encoded by the coding sequence GTGAAGGTTATACTGTTCATAAGTGTGCTTGAGGAAAAAGTTAGCGAGATTGAAGAGCAATTATGGAAGAGAGGGCTAATAGAGGAAATTCATCAAATTAGAGGAGACCCAAATATAGTGGCAGTTGTGAACGTTGAAGACGAGGGGAGCTTAAGAGACTTTACTCTTGAAATTTCTCGAATGAAATGTGTGTACTCAGTAAGAATTTATCCAGTGGCGGAATATCATACAAAGGAGGAGCCAAAAGAGTACTGGAATTCAAGACAGCAGATATGGGTGTATTAA
- a CDS encoding TIGR02253 family HAD-type hydrolase: MIKAVFFDFVGTLLSKESEAVTHLKIMEEVLKNADAEVEVKAKQLLEEYEHLTKEEFSKLAGRPYKPIRIIEIEVLEKLAQKHGFKVPEDFWQTHLKMHQLHGKLYPEVVETLKELRKRGYHVGLITDSDNDYLRAHLKALGILDLFDSITTSEEAGFFKPHPKVFEIALKKAGVKGEEAVYVGDNPLKDCVGARQVDMISILLDKTGEKRELWEECEFIISDLREVLDIVSEL, from the coding sequence ATGATTAAGGCAGTGTTCTTTGATTTTGTCGGGACTCTCTTAAGCAAAGAGAGCGAAGCCGTTACTCATCTCAAAATCATGGAAGAAGTTCTGAAGAATGCGGATGCAGAGGTTGAGGTTAAGGCAAAACAGCTTTTGGAGGAGTATGAGCATCTCACAAAAGAAGAGTTCAGCAAACTGGCAGGAAGACCCTACAAGCCAATACGCATCATAGAAATTGAAGTTCTCGAAAAACTTGCCCAAAAACATGGCTTTAAAGTTCCAGAAGATTTCTGGCAAACCCACTTGAAAATGCACCAACTTCATGGAAAACTATATCCAGAAGTCGTTGAAACTCTAAAAGAGCTTAGAAAAAGAGGTTATCACGTTGGACTTATTACAGACTCAGATAATGACTATTTAAGAGCTCATTTAAAAGCATTGGGAATTCTTGACCTCTTTGACAGCATAACAACAAGTGAAGAGGCAGGATTCTTTAAGCCACATCCGAAAGTTTTCGAAATTGCACTTAAAAAAGCTGGAGTTAAAGGAGAAGAAGCAGTTTATGTTGGAGATAATCCTCTCAAAGATTGCGTTGGTGCAAGACAAGTCGATATGATAAGCATCTTGCTTGATAAAACAGGAGAAAAGAGAGAGCTTTGGGAAGAGTGTGAGTTCATAATAAGCGACTTAAGGGAAGTTTTAGACATAGTATCTGAGCTCTGA
- the pgsA gene encoding archaetidylinositol phosphate synthase — protein MLNKYRPIFKGYLEAIVRPLAKIGLTPNQLTVIGMLISLLAAYFFAIGEQRLAALTLIFGSLIDALDGTLARLTGKTSRFGAFLDSTTDRVSDGAVLFGIAYGGLVDWKIAFIALIGSYLVSYERCRAELAGSGTLAVGIAERAERLLILIIAALFNRVDAGVYIVAVLAWITAFQRLWEAKKRLS, from the coding sequence ATGCTCAATAAATACAGGCCAATTTTCAAAGGTTACTTGGAGGCAATCGTTAGGCCTCTAGCAAAAATCGGCCTAACTCCAAATCAGCTCACTGTTATTGGAATGCTGATATCACTATTAGCTGCTTACTTCTTTGCTATTGGAGAACAGAGATTAGCAGCATTAACTCTAATCTTTGGTTCGTTAATTGATGCCCTTGACGGTACTTTGGCAAGGCTAACCGGCAAAACTTCCCGTTTTGGAGCGTTTTTAGATTCAACAACTGATAGAGTTAGTGATGGAGCAGTTTTATTTGGAATTGCTTATGGTGGTTTGGTTGATTGGAAAATTGCGTTCATAGCTCTAATTGGGTCATATTTGGTAAGTTACGAAAGATGCAGAGCAGAACTTGCTGGAAGTGGAACTTTAGCTGTTGGTATTGCAGAGAGAGCTGAGAGACTGCTGATTTTAATAATTGCAGCACTCTTTAATAGAGTGGATGCGGGGGTTTACATTGTTGCAGTCTTAGCTTGGATTACAGCCTTTCAAAGGTTATGGGAGGCGAAGAAAAGGCTGAGTTGA
- a CDS encoding tRNA (cytidine(56)-2'-O)-methyltransferase has translation MIVVLRLGHRPERDKRITTHVALTARAFGADGIIIAADEDEHVRESVEDVVKRWGGPFFIRFDPHWKKIMREWGGKIVHLTMYGIHIDDALPRIKEELKCGENILVVVGAEKVPREVYELAHYNVAIGNQPHSEVAALAVFLDRLLDGEGLRKEFKNAKLKIIPQERGKRVIEVEEDAQ, from the coding sequence GTGATAGTAGTACTCAGATTGGGGCACAGACCTGAGAGAGATAAAAGAATAACAACACATGTAGCTCTAACAGCAAGAGCTTTTGGAGCTGATGGAATAATAATTGCAGCTGATGAGGATGAGCATGTAAGGGAAAGTGTTGAAGACGTTGTAAAACGCTGGGGAGGGCCATTTTTCATAAGATTTGACCCTCACTGGAAAAAGATAATGCGTGAATGGGGGGGAAAGATAGTTCATCTCACGATGTATGGAATTCATATTGATGATGCACTGCCTAGAATCAAGGAAGAGTTAAAGTGTGGAGAAAATATCTTAGTTGTTGTAGGAGCAGAAAAAGTCCCAAGAGAAGTTTACGAGCTTGCTCATTACAACGTTGCAATTGGAAATCAACCTCACAGTGAGGTTGCAGCATTGGCAGTATTTTTAGACAGACTTTTAGATGGAGAAGGGTTAAGGAAAGAATTCAAAAATGCTAAACTTAAAATAATACCCCAAGAGAGAGGGAAGAGAGTGATAGAGGTCGAGGAAGATGCTCAATAA